A window of Nicotiana tabacum cultivar K326 chromosome 24, ASM71507v2, whole genome shotgun sequence contains these coding sequences:
- the LOC107762437 gene encoding zinc finger CCCH domain-containing protein 15-like produces MQREISTAAVHGGAYNYNAPSSPTSFLSQPNAFNLTSLYSSILFPQNQNSQSLIDQHYHEDLMDRHNRVLSQLLEAEKKTLALRQENINLKMANFNLNNQLSLLLKASSSDYGPVLDLDSVVDGIRRMRIGVGEEETSSDGHSWEDFVADRHLSPTSVMDSGRSKGVDRVLLPKSISVRSNGYLKAIHAAGGSRPQTSTKSVHTAQKVYVKGGGNKKEEQPLELEVYNQGMFKTELCNKWQETGACPYGNNCQFAHGIEELRPILRHPRYKTEVCRMVLNGDPCPYGHRCHFRHTLTDQEKLMRSLNTRS; encoded by the exons ATGCAGAGAGAAATCTCAACAGCCGCCGTCCACGGTGGCGCGTACAACTACAACGCTCCGTCATCGCCGACGTCGTTCCTCAGCCAACCAAATGCATTCAATCTAACATCGCTCTACTCGTCGATTTTATTCCCTCAAAATCAAAATTCTCAGTCGCTTATTGATCAGCATTATCACGAAGATCTCATGGATCGTCACAACAGAGTATTATCTCAGCTCCTCGAAGCAGAGAAAAAAACCCTAGCTCTTCGTCAAGAGAATATCAACTTAAAAATGGCGAATTTCAATTTGAACAATCAACTGTCGTTGCTGCTGAAGGCTTCGAGTTCAGATTATGGGCCGGTTTTGGACCTGGATTCGGTTGTGGATGGGATACGGAGAATGCGTATTGGTGTTGGTGAGGAGGAGACGTCCAGTGATGGGCATTCGTGGGAAGATTTTGTTGCGGATCGTCATTTGAGCCCAACTAGCGTGATGGATTCGGGTCGGTCTAAGGGCGTGGATCGGGTTCTATTGCCTAAGAGTATATCTGTGCGTTCGAATGGTTATCTGAAAGCAATTCATGCTGCTGGTGGAAGTAGGCCGCAGACTTCGACCAAATCAGTCCACACAGCG CAAAAGGTGTATGTGAAAGGGGGAGGTAATAAAAAGGAAGAACAACCACTTGAATTAGAGGTGTACAATCAGGGCATGTTCAAGACTGAACTCTGCAACAAATGGCAAGAAACAGGTGCATGTCCATATGGAAATAACTGCCAATTTGCTCATGGCATTGAAGAACTTCGTCCAATCCTTCGCCACCCGCGCTACAAAACTGAGGTATGCCGAATGGTCCTGAATGGTGATCCCTGTCCTTACGGTCATCGCTGCCATTTCCGCCATACCCTCACTGACCAAGAGAAACTCATGAGATCACTCAACACCAGGTCTTAA
- the LOC142178483 gene encoding two-component response regulator ORR26-like: MVDVKMPEMECFEFINGTQLIKDIPIILMSSNVKRGMVEQAVAQGVYFFYMPISAKKLKNIWQHVYRHQKKASQKSENSKANNQVEVMDNASCANKKMQDTKGKSIVNSVEGSKGKRITDEETQVKNGDSEEEDRSLVSEKTMEKRRLLHWTPDLEKKFKKAVRKLGKKAHPKLIMKMMDIPNLTQKQIANHLQILILARVDRDFAIGPLSGDSR; encoded by the exons ATGGTGGATGTCAAAATGCCAGAAATGGAATGCTTTGAGTTCATCAACGGCACTCAACTCATCAAAGACATACCGATTATTT TAATGTCATCAAATGTGAAGAGGGGAATGGTGGAACAAGCAGTGGCACAAGGGGTATATTTCTTTTATATGCCAATTTCAGCAAAGAAACTCAAGAATATATGGCAACATGTGTATAGGCACCAAAAGAAAGCAAGTCAAAAATCAGAAAACAGTAAGGCTAATAATCAAGTTGAAGTAATGGACAATGCATCTTGTGCTAATAAGAAAATGCAAGACACAAAGGGAAAAAGCATAGTGAATTCAGTAGAAGGGTCTAAGGGAAAGAGAATTACTGATGAGGAGACACAAGTTAAAAATGGTGATTCAGAAGAAGAGGATCGTTCTTTGGTTTCGGAAAAAACTATGGAGAAAAGGCGACTCCTGCATTGGACACCtgatcttgaaaagaaattcaagAAGGCCGTTCGCAAGTTAGGAAAAAAAG CCCATCCTAAACTTATTATGAAGATGATGGATATTCCAAATTTGACTCAGAAACAGATCGCGAACCATTTGCAG attttgatactggctcgggttgatcgagattttgctattggtccgttgtctggagactcaaggtag